One genomic window of Sphingobacterium oryzagri includes the following:
- a CDS encoding alkaline phosphatase has protein sequence MMNKTRIRTLACALAWAAALTASAQIRPEAYLPNAHSHNDYTRNNPFTHAYSLGFGSIEVDLYLQDGELYVAHEPREIKTDRTFDKLYLTPILQAFASSSDGYIYPEQGQLQLLIDPKTDGKEILKLLTKKLAPHRALFDSRNNPKAVKLLISGRKPKAADFKHFDDMFFFDGDLGVAYTDDQLARIGLFSAAFPSFSNWNGLGRLTDADLGKVRHAVDSVHQLGKKIRFWASPDTKTTWYEWLKMGIDYINTDKPTEVSKFLQTYDQVSYQERQPYTPYQPTRQYATGKTPKNVILLISDGAGLSQLWAAALANCGKLNVLNMPYTGYLYTGSTDNYHTDSAAGGSALATGVKTKNRYIGVDTLGRAVSNIPDRLAERQMASGILSNDRVTGATPSSFYTHVQERDLSDSIAADLLTSKLTLVVGGIHPAFAKADSSLIQQLRKKDLTVAHGVDAIKNSKSKRLLVFAEDKVSKPWDKLSEGQEQIKTDYRLIENAFAPSVDFLEKQGGSQGFFLMVEGAKIDGGGHGNSMPFTVTEYLSFDKMVGQAMAYADQDGETLVIVTSDHETGGLVLLDADHKTGKVLGNFATTDHTGIPVPLAAYGPGAEHFQGFVDNSEIAKKIYKLLGIN, from the coding sequence ATGATGAATAAAACACGCATACGTACCTTAGCATGCGCTCTTGCCTGGGCAGCTGCGTTAACTGCTTCAGCACAAATACGCCCGGAAGCGTACTTGCCCAACGCCCATTCGCACAACGATTACACACGTAATAATCCTTTCACCCATGCCTATAGCTTAGGTTTTGGTTCTATTGAAGTAGATCTTTACCTTCAAGACGGCGAACTTTATGTGGCGCATGAACCGCGAGAAATCAAAACCGACCGTACGTTTGACAAACTCTATCTTACGCCTATTTTGCAAGCATTTGCATCGAGCAGCGACGGTTATATCTATCCGGAACAGGGACAGTTGCAATTACTTATCGACCCAAAAACCGATGGTAAGGAGATTTTAAAACTGTTAACGAAGAAACTAGCACCTCATCGTGCGCTTTTCGATAGCCGTAATAATCCAAAAGCTGTTAAATTATTAATTAGCGGACGGAAGCCTAAAGCCGCAGATTTTAAACATTTCGATGATATGTTCTTTTTCGATGGCGATCTTGGCGTTGCTTACACCGACGATCAATTGGCACGGATCGGACTATTCAGCGCAGCTTTTCCGTCGTTTTCCAACTGGAACGGCTTAGGCCGACTAACCGACGCCGATCTGGGCAAAGTGCGCCATGCAGTAGACTCGGTTCATCAACTTGGCAAAAAAATACGTTTTTGGGCATCGCCCGATACGAAGACAACCTGGTATGAATGGCTTAAGATGGGTATCGATTACATCAACACCGATAAGCCGACAGAAGTATCAAAGTTTTTGCAAACCTACGATCAAGTTAGCTATCAGGAGCGACAACCTTACACACCTTACCAGCCTACACGACAATACGCCACAGGCAAAACCCCAAAAAACGTGATCTTGTTGATTAGCGATGGTGCCGGATTATCCCAGCTTTGGGCGGCGGCTCTGGCTAACTGCGGAAAATTAAATGTGCTCAACATGCCGTACACCGGCTATCTGTACACGGGCTCTACAGACAATTATCACACAGATTCTGCCGCCGGTGGCAGTGCACTGGCTACCGGTGTAAAAACAAAAAATCGTTACATCGGGGTTGATACGTTGGGGCGTGCCGTAAGCAATATTCCAGATCGATTGGCTGAGCGCCAAATGGCGAGCGGTATTTTATCGAACGATCGGGTAACCGGTGCTACGCCGTCTTCTTTCTACACGCATGTACAGGAACGAGACTTATCAGATAGCATCGCGGCAGATCTTTTGACCAGCAAATTAACATTGGTTGTTGGCGGCATACATCCTGCATTTGCAAAAGCAGATAGCAGTTTAATCCAGCAATTGCGCAAAAAAGACCTTACCGTAGCCCACGGTGTTGACGCTATTAAAAATAGTAAAAGCAAACGCCTGCTCGTTTTTGCAGAAGACAAAGTTAGTAAGCCTTGGGATAAACTTAGCGAAGGACAAGAGCAGATAAAAACCGATTATCGTTTGATAGAAAATGCTTTTGCGCCAAGTGTTGATTTTCTTGAAAAACAAGGCGGCAGCCAGGGCTTTTTCCTCATGGTAGAAGGCGCCAAGATTGATGGCGGTGGCCATGGAAACTCCATGCCCTTTACGGTAACTGAGTATTTAAGCTTTGACAAAATGGTAGGCCAAGCTATGGCTTACGCCGATCAAGATGGCGAAACCTTGGTAATCGTCACCTCCGATCATGAAACCGGCGGATTGGTTTTGTTAGATGCAGACCATAAAACGGGCAAGGTATTGGGCAATTTTGCCACGACAGACCATACGGGCATTCCTGTGCCACTTGCGGCCTACGGCCCGGGAGCTGAACATTTTCAAGGTTTTGTGGACAATAGCGAAATCGCCAAAAAGATTTACAAACTGCTGGGTATAAACTAA
- a CDS encoding Y4yA family PLP-dependent enzyme, with product MKTTTDDKHLSLTPIIHDWVQRLLADKDLLAETVKQENSPVNIQSTMPFRENIATYKTVFDRYALAHKIFFARKANKCLSYAKAAAAAGEGVDTASHKELQQCLEAGIPGEQLILTAAVKNQALLELAVEEHVTIIIDNMDEYESLDSIVRAKEINAKVSIRLGGFAYDNKTLPTRFGFTLIQAYSLISEQIEAHPYLTFKGLHFHLNGYSVEQRVAAIDQCVKLIDKLLAVGIQTQHLDIGGGYLVNYLANRAEWENFQQELKKAVLGQRPALTYQNDALGMVLIDGKLHGEPTVYPYYNEMYKGLFLEKILTSEAPTYQQAIHELIKERSIELRIEPGRSLLDQAGITVARVLFRKQDTEGNLLVGLEMNRTQLKSSSADFLVDPIHITHQAQELQQPVSGFLVGGYCLEQEFLLKRKIQFATYPQIGDLIVFPNTAGYMMHFFESQAHQFALASNVFCNEDLAITNPDKD from the coding sequence ATGAAAACTACAACGGACGATAAGCATCTTTCTCTAACGCCCATTATCCATGATTGGGTGCAACGGCTCTTAGCTGATAAAGATCTGTTGGCCGAGACGGTAAAGCAGGAAAACTCGCCTGTAAATATCCAGAGTACGATGCCTTTCCGGGAAAACATCGCAACCTATAAGACGGTATTCGATCGCTACGCGCTGGCGCATAAAATTTTTTTTGCCCGCAAAGCCAATAAATGTTTAAGCTATGCAAAAGCTGCAGCAGCGGCCGGCGAAGGCGTGGATACAGCTAGCCACAAGGAGCTTCAGCAATGCCTGGAAGCGGGAATACCTGGCGAACAGCTGATCTTGACAGCAGCAGTAAAAAATCAGGCATTACTCGAACTGGCTGTTGAAGAACATGTCACCATCATCATTGACAATATGGACGAATACGAATCCTTGGATAGTATCGTGCGCGCGAAAGAAATCAATGCCAAAGTAAGCATACGTTTAGGCGGTTTTGCGTACGACAACAAAACGCTGCCCACCCGCTTTGGTTTTACATTAATACAGGCTTACAGCTTGATAAGCGAGCAAATCGAAGCGCATCCCTACCTGACATTCAAGGGGTTGCATTTTCATCTGAACGGTTACTCTGTCGAACAGCGCGTGGCCGCTATTGATCAATGCGTAAAACTGATCGATAAGCTCTTAGCTGTTGGCATACAGACGCAACATCTCGATATCGGTGGTGGGTATCTCGTCAACTATCTTGCAAATCGAGCTGAATGGGAGAACTTTCAGCAGGAATTAAAAAAAGCCGTGCTGGGGCAAAGGCCAGCCTTAACCTACCAAAACGATGCGCTGGGCATGGTGCTTATTGATGGAAAACTGCATGGGGAACCGACTGTATATCCGTACTACAATGAAATGTACAAAGGCCTTTTCCTGGAGAAAATATTAACGAGTGAGGCGCCTACTTACCAGCAAGCCATTCATGAGCTTATCAAAGAGCGGTCTATAGAACTTCGAATCGAGCCAGGTCGATCGTTATTAGACCAAGCTGGTATCACGGTGGCGCGTGTGCTCTTTCGAAAACAGGATACTGAAGGCAACTTATTGGTGGGCTTGGAAATGAACCGCACGCAGTTAAAAAGCTCCAGTGCTGATTTCCTCGTCGACCCGATACATATTACTCATCAAGCCCAGGAACTGCAGCAGCCCGTAAGTGGTTTTCTCGTTGGCGGGTATTGTTTGGAGCAGGAATTTTTGCTGAAACGCAAAATACAATTTGCTACGTATCCGCAGATTGGTGACTTGATTGTATTTCCAAATACCGCCGGATATATGATGCATTTCTTTGAATCGCAAGCTCATCAGTTTGCGTTAGCAAGTAATGTATTTTGTAATGAAGATTTAGCGATAACTAACCCTGATAAAGACTAA
- a CDS encoding FMN-binding negative transcriptional regulator, with translation MAGESAKISFMKRHSFACMVTFQQGRAVATHIPFVVQEEDTGLYLVSHMAKANLQTDDLHGQSCLVIFTGPHAYISPQHYERIESVPTWDYVAVHAYGMVAVCESVEEKIANVESMIDYYEPGYQAQWSSLSARFKAGMLAGVVAFRIAIHALEGQEKLSQNKSYTEQQRIENSLAGSDLHEEKALADYMKSYRAQQASNPDKDV, from the coding sequence ATGGCTGGGGAATCTGCCAAGATTTCGTTTATGAAGCGCCATAGTTTTGCCTGCATGGTAACCTTTCAGCAAGGGCGTGCCGTAGCAACACATATTCCATTTGTGGTGCAAGAAGAAGATACGGGTCTTTACCTTGTTTCACATATGGCAAAAGCCAATCTCCAGACGGATGACCTGCATGGACAATCCTGTCTCGTGATCTTTACAGGGCCACATGCTTATATCTCACCGCAACATTATGAACGGATAGAATCTGTACCGACCTGGGATTATGTCGCTGTTCATGCTTATGGCATGGTCGCAGTGTGCGAGTCTGTAGAAGAAAAGATCGCAAATGTGGAAAGCATGATCGACTATTACGAGCCTGGCTATCAAGCGCAATGGAGCAGTTTGTCGGCAAGATTTAAAGCAGGGATGCTTGCAGGTGTGGTCGCGTTTCGCATCGCGATTCATGCGCTTGAAGGACAAGAAAAACTGAGCCAAAATAAATCGTATACCGAGCAACAACGTATTGAAAATAGCTTGGCAGGTAGTGATTTGCACGAAGAAAAAGCATTAGCGGATTACATGAAGTCATATCGTGCACAACAAGCCAGTAACCCCGATAAAGACGTTTAG
- a CDS encoding type IV toxin-antitoxin system AbiEi family antitoxin — protein sequence MSSVNMSKINQLLLMQPQGVVFTSAWMLKKGYSFDLQKQYRRSNWFTSIGKGAMVRTGDKLTMQGALFSLQHQLLMNIHIGGKSALELHGKAHYLNMGKQKMVLFGPRKEMLPAWFVNYEGWKDSFTHIHTDFLPVEIGMSAYNYDSYEIRVSAPARAMLECLFLTPKDQSIAECAELMEGLTALHPQQVQHLLEECKSVKVKRLFLYLAERANHGWVKHLNIAKIDLGSGKRSIVSHGIYDKKYQITIPKELVSYESDF from the coding sequence ATGAGTTCTGTAAATATGTCAAAAATAAACCAGCTTTTGCTGATGCAACCACAGGGCGTTGTCTTTACAAGCGCCTGGATGCTTAAAAAGGGATACAGCTTCGATTTGCAAAAACAATATAGAAGAAGCAATTGGTTTACGTCTATCGGAAAAGGCGCAATGGTGAGAACTGGTGATAAATTGACCATGCAAGGTGCTTTGTTTTCTTTACAGCATCAGTTGCTTATGAATATACATATCGGTGGGAAATCTGCACTCGAATTACATGGAAAAGCACACTATTTAAATATGGGTAAGCAAAAGATGGTATTATTTGGGCCGCGTAAAGAGATGCTGCCTGCTTGGTTTGTAAATTATGAAGGTTGGAAAGATAGTTTTACACATATCCATACCGACTTCTTGCCAGTTGAAATAGGCATGTCAGCGTACAATTATGATAGTTATGAGATTCGTGTTTCCGCCCCCGCTCGTGCTATGCTGGAATGTTTATTTCTTACTCCAAAAGACCAATCGATAGCAGAATGTGCTGAGCTTATGGAAGGATTGACCGCCTTGCATCCTCAGCAGGTACAGCATTTGCTAGAAGAGTGCAAATCTGTTAAAGTAAAGAGACTATTCCTTTATTTGGCAGAGCGGGCTAATCACGGGTGGGTTAAGCACCTTAATATAGCAAAGATCGATTTAGGCAGCGGTAAGCGAAGCATCGTTAGTCACGGTATATATGATAAGAAATATCAAATAACTATTCCGAAAGAGTTGGTAAGCTATGAGAGCGACTTTTAG
- a CDS encoding nucleotidyl transferase AbiEii/AbiGii toxin family protein: MRATFSKQVSLMLDVLPIVSTEKQLALHGGTAINMFVRDMPRLSVDIDLTYLPIEDRTTSLAGITSILLRLEQKIKRSLGCSVEPKLKDGKLYISNEQASIKLEINLVGRGVIDELQTVVLCDRAQQRFNMFVEINMVPLGQLYGGKICAALDRQHPRDLFDVKYMLETIGLSDEIKRGMIYCLLGSARPTSEMLHPNRLNQKEALLNQFDGMTDDPFTYEDYETTKEELIKLIYISLTELDRKFLIGFNSLQPDWSIYPYQNLPSVKWKLLNLEKLQETNPAKFDEHLDKLKAILS, translated from the coding sequence ATGAGAGCGACTTTTAGTAAACAGGTAAGCTTGATGCTGGACGTCTTACCTATCGTAAGTACAGAAAAGCAATTGGCATTGCATGGCGGTACGGCGATTAACATGTTTGTTCGAGATATGCCACGGCTGTCGGTAGATATCGACTTAACGTATCTCCCGATTGAAGATAGAACTACGAGTTTGGCAGGCATCACGTCTATTTTGCTAAGACTTGAACAAAAGATCAAACGGAGCTTAGGCTGCTCGGTTGAGCCGAAATTGAAGGATGGAAAACTTTATATATCAAACGAGCAAGCGTCTATAAAATTGGAAATAAACTTGGTTGGACGGGGTGTTATTGATGAACTGCAAACAGTGGTTCTCTGTGATCGAGCACAACAACGCTTTAATATGTTTGTAGAAATAAATATGGTCCCGCTTGGACAACTATATGGCGGGAAGATCTGTGCGGCTTTGGACAGACAACACCCTCGAGATCTTTTTGATGTAAAATATATGTTAGAAACCATCGGTTTGAGTGACGAAATTAAGAGAGGAATGATTTACTGTTTACTGGGAAGTGCTCGACCAACTTCCGAGATGTTGCATCCAAACAGGTTAAACCAAAAGGAAGCGCTTTTAAATCAGTTTGATGGAATGACGGATGATCCGTTTACTTATGAGGATTATGAGACTACCAAGGAGGAATTGATAAAGCTAATTTATATTTCGTTGACGGAATTAGATAGAAAATTTCTGATAGGCTTCAATTCGCTACAGCCCGATTGGTCAATTTATCCTTACCAAAACTTACCTTCCGTCAAATGGAAACTGCTAAACCTAGAAAAACTTCAAGAAACCAACCCCGCGAAGTTTGATGAACATTTAGACAAATTAAAAGCAATTTTAAGCTAA
- a CDS encoding FUSC family protein — MKIRLSKIAFVLKALLAEHGVEALRSTLTGMIPAVIIAFTIGLDYAIPFVIGALNASMTDFPGYRQEKLQAAAWGIVCAVLTSLLIGFSLGHTAWLILLMTVMAGVYTLFSALGPRIGMVGTTSLFLIAFVMGLKPENVPQFAICVGAGIAWFYLINILHSSIDPLWELRKAIANGYRTTAQLLRVKARCYDKEVPLDGLYHRVAAISIKLADQQESVRHLLLRERRYLRQKGNKAYSLWLRAYVLMDLYGMATALDHDYELIRERLAPSGALAIIHELVLLVADGIEMASRRKAAHRVDFQQLEEKIEQLLAQLKQKQQGAKAEELAMLNGSIGNARTFLASMEQLRNRQGDELMEDFYANNLDLTGFLPPLALGIKELFMQVRSYSPLIMFSVRMVVLFLLGGLLGELLSDMKYTYWILITIIVVARPSYLLTQQRNKERIWGTLGGVLLGLSIIFVFPNLYVLLVWICFLLFAFLLFNKRYYMVSVFFITAMVIVALHLHDDTWADVMRNRILFTLLGCGLALLGWFLVPVRQKSNILPLARQAFQAQQTYFDAVEQYVASGLKGERYEIRLARKRAFMDLTKFSDAILQVQREPGRDRERMKTGVSLHIELYRLHAMISGVWIQHNQDTFLADRGVLLEVDRRQRIRDFFARLQVKLAASAA, encoded by the coding sequence TTGAAGATAAGATTATCAAAAATAGCATTCGTACTCAAAGCATTGCTCGCTGAGCACGGCGTTGAAGCTTTACGTAGTACGCTTACCGGTATGATTCCGGCTGTTATTATTGCTTTTACCATCGGGCTGGATTACGCCATTCCTTTTGTGATTGGCGCGCTGAATGCATCGATGACAGATTTTCCAGGTTATCGGCAAGAAAAATTACAGGCAGCCGCTTGGGGCATTGTTTGCGCAGTCTTGACCAGTCTGCTGATTGGCTTTAGTTTGGGACATACCGCTTGGCTTATTCTGCTGATGACCGTTATGGCGGGCGTATACACTTTATTCAGTGCATTAGGACCGCGTATTGGGATGGTCGGAACGACTTCCTTGTTTTTGATCGCTTTTGTGATGGGGTTGAAGCCCGAGAATGTACCACAGTTTGCAATTTGTGTAGGCGCTGGTATCGCTTGGTTTTATCTGATCAATATTTTGCATTCGTCTATTGATCCGCTTTGGGAGCTCCGAAAAGCAATTGCCAATGGTTACCGCACAACAGCACAGCTACTGCGCGTCAAAGCCCGGTGTTACGATAAAGAAGTACCGCTTGATGGGCTCTATCATCGCGTGGCGGCGATCAGTATCAAATTGGCCGATCAACAGGAATCGGTGCGCCATTTGCTGCTACGCGAACGTCGTTATCTGCGTCAAAAGGGAAATAAAGCCTATTCCCTATGGTTGCGTGCCTATGTGTTGATGGATCTCTACGGCATGGCTACTGCGCTCGATCATGACTACGAATTGATTCGCGAACGTTTGGCACCAAGCGGTGCGCTGGCGATTATCCACGAGCTGGTCTTATTGGTGGCTGACGGTATAGAGATGGCGTCTCGTAGAAAAGCCGCGCATCGCGTCGATTTTCAGCAGCTGGAAGAAAAGATCGAACAGCTACTAGCGCAATTGAAGCAAAAGCAGCAAGGTGCAAAAGCTGAGGAATTAGCCATGTTAAATGGTTCTATCGGCAACGCGCGCACCTTTTTAGCGTCTATGGAGCAGTTGCGCAATAGGCAAGGTGATGAATTGATGGAAGATTTCTATGCCAACAACTTAGACTTAACAGGCTTTCTGCCTCCGCTGGCCTTGGGTATTAAAGAGCTATTTATGCAGGTGCGTAGCTATTCGCCGCTGATTATGTTTTCCGTGCGCATGGTCGTGTTATTTCTGTTAGGTGGCTTGCTTGGCGAACTGCTTTCAGACATGAAATATACCTATTGGATATTGATTACGATTATCGTCGTAGCGAGGCCGAGTTATTTACTGACCCAGCAACGTAATAAAGAGCGTATCTGGGGCACTTTGGGCGGCGTGTTGCTCGGACTTTCTATTATTTTCGTTTTCCCCAATCTATACGTATTGCTGGTATGGATTTGCTTTTTGCTTTTCGCCTTTCTGCTGTTTAACAAACGATACTACATGGTCAGCGTGTTTTTTATCACGGCGATGGTTATTGTAGCCCTGCATTTGCACGATGATACTTGGGCTGACGTGATGCGGAACAGAATCTTGTTTACGCTTTTGGGTTGTGGCTTGGCTTTGCTGGGGTGGTTTTTGGTACCAGTTCGCCAAAAATCCAATATCCTTCCGCTGGCAAGGCAAGCTTTTCAGGCGCAGCAAACGTATTTTGATGCGGTAGAGCAATATGTAGCTTCTGGATTGAAAGGGGAGCGCTATGAAATACGCTTGGCCAGAAAACGGGCTTTTATGGATTTAACGAAGTTCTCCGATGCTATTTTGCAGGTGCAACGCGAACCCGGGCGTGATCGCGAAAGAATGAAAACAGGTGTCAGTCTGCATATCGAATTATACCGTCTGCATGCTATGATTTCCGGCGTGTGGATTCAGCATAACCAGGATACATTTCTTGCTGATCGTGGTGTGTTACTTGAAGTGGATCGAAGACAGCGTATTCGCGATTTTTTTGCCAGGCTGCAGGTCAAGCTAGCCGCTTCGGCAGCATAG
- a CDS encoding bestrophin family protein: MLIKGKISVLDFLKTIKYDLIAITVFSVMVWFISTRHYFASLVIPLPLNAIVGTAISLLLAFRTGQAYDRWWEARIVWGAIVNDSRTLIRQLKTFLPREEEQAVRIFLERQVIWNYALSESLRVLPFSVDVRKYLDAHHITDTNVPNALLLSHGLQLKGLAEDGKLTEFRQVQLDSTLTKLCDSMGRCERIKNTVFPVSYSALIHFLIYLFTLLLPFSLDDTYPFVKALLTAGIPTIFIIIERTAILMQDPFENGPMDTPMTNISRNIEFVLRQQVGDDVEKPAPVDPDFYYVL, encoded by the coding sequence ATGCTGATTAAAGGAAAGATTTCCGTTCTCGATTTTTTAAAAACGATTAAATATGACTTGATCGCGATAACGGTATTTAGTGTCATGGTATGGTTTATTTCCACACGGCATTATTTTGCTTCGCTCGTCATCCCGCTACCGCTAAATGCTATCGTAGGGACAGCTATTTCGCTGTTGCTCGCTTTTCGGACTGGGCAGGCATATGATCGTTGGTGGGAAGCACGGATCGTGTGGGGAGCGATTGTTAATGATTCGCGGACGCTCATTCGTCAGTTGAAAACATTTCTGCCGCGCGAGGAAGAACAGGCTGTGCGCATTTTTTTAGAGCGACAAGTTATCTGGAATTATGCGCTGAGTGAATCGTTACGTGTATTGCCTTTCTCTGTCGATGTACGAAAATATTTGGACGCGCATCATATTACCGATACCAATGTGCCCAATGCGTTGCTGTTGTCGCACGGGCTGCAACTAAAAGGATTGGCCGAAGACGGTAAGCTTACGGAATTTAGGCAGGTGCAGTTGGACAGTACATTAACCAAGCTTTGTGATTCAATGGGCCGCTGTGAACGCATCAAAAACACGGTATTTCCGGTATCTTATAGTGCACTTATTCATTTTTTGATCTATCTGTTTACCCTGCTTTTGCCTTTTAGTTTGGATGATACGTATCCCTTCGTAAAAGCACTGCTTACGGCGGGTATCCCGACCATCTTTATCATTATTGAGCGCACAGCTATATTAATGCAAGATCCGTTTGAAAACGGACCGATGGATACGCCGATGACAAACATCAGTCGAAACATCGAGTTTGTGCTTCGGCAGCAGGTGGGTGATGACGTGGAAAAGCCAGCACCCGTAGATCCTGATTTTTATTATGTTTTGTAA
- a CDS encoding amidohydrolase translates to METNNILTRKDFIKQSSLVVAGIVASQSQLRAAGTVMEKSSTSPYRIKNVRLETGFIYENDEVIATKTDLFTLTIANGKISAISSNEPEAHAHDAKGALALPAFHDMHIHLDKTFYSAAWQAVRQRKGGVKGMIALEQAILPEMLQSTSERAGKLVELLQAHGSSYARSHVNIEPTSKLDSLKNLHRALEQKKQGFHAELVAFPQHGLFYTDTRPWMKEAAAMDIDFIGGLDPYSIDGSIERSIDFTVQLALDHAKGIDIHLHESGDSGRKTIEYLIKKVLENPVLQGKTYVSHAFVLAHLDEAPLAHIAESLAEAKIGIASTIPFGRTIMPIPTLYQYGVEVLTGNDSIIDHWNTFGSGSVLQKANLMAQLYGYVTEHALSRSLKLATRNILPLDDNGQQQWPKVGHAADMVLLNASCSAEAVSRVAPVTGLLHQGNIVF, encoded by the coding sequence ATGGAGACAAACAATATATTGACCCGAAAAGATTTCATCAAGCAGAGCAGCTTAGTCGTAGCTGGCATCGTGGCCAGCCAATCCCAACTACGCGCCGCCGGCACCGTTATGGAAAAAAGCAGCACTTCACCCTACCGCATTAAAAATGTACGCCTGGAAACAGGATTTATCTATGAAAACGACGAGGTCATCGCCACCAAAACTGATCTGTTTACATTGACGATCGCCAACGGCAAAATCAGCGCTATATCCAGCAACGAACCTGAAGCACATGCCCACGATGCAAAAGGCGCTTTGGCCCTGCCTGCCTTCCATGATATGCACATCCACCTCGACAAAACTTTTTATAGCGCTGCATGGCAGGCTGTGCGCCAACGTAAAGGAGGTGTAAAAGGCATGATCGCACTGGAACAAGCTATATTGCCGGAGATGCTCCAAAGCACCAGCGAGCGCGCGGGCAAATTGGTAGAGCTGCTACAAGCTCACGGCAGCAGCTACGCGCGAAGTCATGTCAATATCGAGCCGACATCGAAGCTTGATTCCTTAAAAAATCTACACCGCGCTCTCGAACAGAAAAAGCAAGGTTTCCACGCGGAACTGGTCGCTTTTCCGCAACACGGCTTATTTTATACCGATACTCGCCCTTGGATGAAGGAAGCAGCAGCCATGGATATTGACTTTATCGGAGGGCTCGATCCTTATAGCATCGACGGCAGCATCGAGCGATCGATAGATTTTACTGTACAACTCGCGCTAGATCATGCTAAAGGTATCGATATACACCTGCATGAAAGTGGCGATTCGGGAAGAAAAACGATAGAATACCTCATCAAAAAAGTGCTGGAAAACCCTGTATTGCAAGGCAAAACCTATGTGAGTCATGCGTTTGTGCTTGCCCATTTAGACGAAGCGCCATTAGCGCACATTGCAGAAAGCCTGGCCGAAGCAAAAATTGGTATTGCATCCACCATTCCATTTGGTCGCACCATCATGCCTATTCCGACCTTGTATCAATACGGTGTTGAGGTGTTGACCGGAAACGACAGCATTATTGACCATTGGAATACTTTTGGCTCCGGAAGTGTATTGCAAAAAGCAAACTTGATGGCGCAACTTTATGGATATGTTACCGAGCATGCTTTATCCAGAAGTTTGAAATTGGCCACGCGAAACATTCTGCCATTGGACGATAACGGCCAACAGCAGTGGCCTAAAGTTGGCCATGCCGCTGATATGGTCTTGCTTAATGCCAGCTGCTCGGCAGAGGCTGTATCGCGCGTAGCACCGGTAACGGGCTTGCTGCATCAAGGCAACATCGTATTTTAA